Proteins from a single region of Patulibacter sp. SYSU D01012:
- a CDS encoding methyl-accepting chemotaxis protein, with translation MKLPPVRSLRTRMLLLFLPPIVVAIALLTFLAISRATDQERQSRYAQIAETANVQAKEFDASAAQSMMIPRSMAAAMESDIARGRQAVVDMVLRFYHRNPGILGTYVGYVPNGFDGDDAAHRNERGSDAKGRFGPYWSTLTPPFQLSVLSGQEKSAYWTLPRDTRKPVVIEPYPWDGRLITSYTVPIIRGGRFVGIAGADRSLGEIDGKIGKVRLLDTGYGMLVSRTGIFVAAPQKKLLGTKLGTLAKKQDNAVLARVARDVAAGRGGQAETTDPFTGKDVVLSWAPVRTGDWGFIASVPVDEVLAPVHRLRTTLLVIGIVLLLVMGGIVTLIARSLTRPITELTDAAERVADGDVDVELRDGSQDEVGRMGAAFGRTVDYLREKADAAERVAAGDLTVEVEPRSDRDLLGRAFRKLVGDLRETVGQVSRSAGSVSAASAQMASTATETGKAVEEIATATTEVAMGAERQVTMVESTRDAVTEATRAAQVGAASAQETAAAADDARGIARDGVRAAAEATDAMRLVAGSSEEVGAAMAELAEKSERIGGIVGTITGIAEQTNLLALNAAIEAARAGEQGRGFAVVAEEVRKLAEESQEAAAEISELIATMQRDTGRVSGVVADSVRHTTDGVEVVEQTRAAFERIDAAVSDVTAKVDQITAAIDQVTSEAERAGTEIGGVASVAQDSAASAQQVSASTQQTSASTQEISASAQELAATAEELERLVGTFRLTA, from the coding sequence ATGAAGCTCCCGCCCGTACGCAGCCTCCGCACCCGGATGCTGCTGCTCTTCCTTCCGCCGATCGTCGTGGCGATCGCGCTGCTCACGTTCCTCGCGATCTCGCGCGCGACCGACCAGGAGCGCCAGTCGCGCTACGCCCAGATCGCCGAGACGGCGAACGTGCAGGCGAAGGAGTTCGACGCCTCCGCCGCGCAGAGCATGATGATCCCCCGCTCGATGGCCGCCGCGATGGAGAGCGACATCGCCCGCGGCCGCCAGGCCGTCGTCGACATGGTGCTGCGGTTCTACCACCGCAACCCCGGCATCCTCGGCACGTACGTCGGCTACGTGCCCAACGGCTTCGACGGGGACGACGCGGCGCACCGCAACGAGCGCGGCAGCGACGCGAAGGGCCGCTTCGGCCCGTACTGGTCGACGCTGACGCCGCCGTTCCAGCTGTCCGTGCTGTCGGGCCAGGAGAAGAGCGCCTACTGGACCCTGCCGCGCGACACCCGCAAGCCCGTCGTGATCGAGCCGTACCCGTGGGACGGCCGCCTGATCACGAGCTACACCGTCCCGATCATCCGGGGCGGCCGCTTCGTCGGCATCGCGGGCGCCGACCGCTCGCTCGGCGAGATCGACGGCAAGATCGGCAAGGTGCGCCTGCTCGACACCGGCTACGGCATGCTCGTCAGCCGCACCGGCATCTTCGTCGCCGCCCCGCAGAAGAAGCTGCTGGGCACGAAGCTCGGCACGCTCGCGAAGAAGCAGGACAACGCTGTGCTGGCCCGCGTGGCCCGCGACGTGGCCGCCGGCCGCGGCGGCCAGGCCGAGACGACCGATCCGTTCACCGGCAAGGACGTCGTCCTGAGCTGGGCGCCGGTGCGCACCGGCGACTGGGGCTTCATCGCCTCGGTGCCGGTCGACGAGGTCCTCGCCCCCGTGCACCGCCTGCGCACGACGCTGCTCGTGATCGGCATCGTCCTGCTGCTCGTCATGGGCGGCATCGTCACCCTGATCGCCCGCAGCCTGACCCGCCCGATCACCGAGCTGACCGACGCCGCCGAGCGGGTGGCCGACGGCGACGTCGACGTGGAGCTGCGCGACGGCAGCCAGGACGAGGTCGGCCGCATGGGCGCCGCGTTCGGCCGCACCGTCGACTACCTGCGCGAGAAGGCGGACGCGGCCGAGCGGGTGGCGGCCGGCGACCTGACCGTCGAGGTGGAGCCGCGGTCCGACCGCGACCTGCTGGGCCGGGCGTTCCGCAAGCTGGTCGGCGACCTGCGCGAGACCGTCGGTCAGGTGTCCCGCTCCGCCGGGTCCGTGTCGGCGGCGTCGGCGCAGATGGCGTCGACGGCGACCGAGACGGGCAAGGCCGTCGAGGAGATCGCCACCGCCACGACCGAGGTCGCGATGGGCGCCGAGCGCCAGGTCACGATGGTCGAGTCCACCCGTGACGCCGTCACCGAGGCGACCCGCGCCGCCCAGGTCGGCGCCGCGTCCGCCCAGGAGACCGCGGCGGCCGCCGACGACGCCCGCGGCATCGCCCGCGACGGCGTGCGCGCCGCCGCCGAGGCCACCGACGCGATGCGGCTGGTGGCCGGATCGTCCGAGGAGGTCGGCGCCGCGATGGCCGAGCTGGCCGAGAAGTCGGAGCGGATCGGCGGGATCGTCGGCACGATCACCGGCATCGCCGAGCAGACCAACCTGCTGGCGCTGAACGCCGCCATCGAGGCCGCCCGCGCCGGCGAGCAGGGCCGCGGCTTCGCGGTGGTCGCCGAGGAGGTCCGCAAGCTGGCCGAGGAGTCGCAGGAGGCCGCGGCCGAGATCTCCGAGCTGATCGCCACGATGCAGCGCGACACGGGCCGCGTGTCCGGCGTCGTCGCCGACAGCGTGCGCCACACGACGGACGGCGTCGAGGTCGTCGAGCAGACCCGCGCGGCCTTCGAGCGCATCGACGCCGCGGTCTCCGACGTGACCGCGAAGGTGGACCAGATCACCGCCGCGATCGACCAGGTCACGAGCGAGGCGGAGCGCGCCGGCACCGAGATCGGCGGCGTCGCGTCCGTCGCCCAGGACTCCGCCGCGTCCGCGCAGCAGGTGTCCGCGTCGACGCAGCAGACGAGCGCGTCGACGCAGGAGATCTCCGCGTCCGCGCAGGAGCTCGCCGCCACCGCCGAGGAGCTCGAGCGGCTCGTCGGCACCTTCCGGCTGACGGCGTAG
- a CDS encoding thioesterase family protein: MATASPHVTQVRIPLRYRDIDTLGHLNQSVYHVMLEEARVAFILDVLQRQLGAFVLARVEIDYRHEVRLQDREVVIDTQIERVGSSSVSLRSRISTPDGTLAAEAVTVLVAWDPEQRGARKLGEEERRILTAATGAPAADAQA; this comes from the coding sequence ATGGCCACCGCGAGCCCCCACGTCACGCAGGTCCGCATCCCGCTCCGCTACCGGGACATCGACACGCTGGGGCACCTCAACCAGTCCGTCTACCACGTGATGCTGGAGGAGGCGCGCGTCGCGTTCATCCTCGACGTGCTGCAGCGGCAGCTCGGCGCGTTCGTCCTGGCGCGGGTCGAGATCGACTACCGCCACGAGGTGCGGCTGCAGGATCGCGAGGTCGTCATCGACACGCAGATCGAGCGGGTGGGATCGTCGAGCGTCAGCCTGCGCTCGCGGATCTCGACGCCCGACGGCACGCTCGCCGCCGAGGCCGTGACCGTGCTCGTGGCGTGGGACCCGGAGCAGCGCGGGGCGCGCAAGCTCGGCGAGGAGGAGCGCCGGATCCTCACCGCGGCGACGGGCGCCCCGGCGGCGGACGCGCAGGCATGA
- a CDS encoding M28 family peptidase gives MSTPSGAGPAAADAPHGTLREVIEALAPLERRPGSDAEHAAAEWIAERLTRAGAPARVEDATFRGGYARLIGTLTAAGAAAGLVGAGRRGRRAAAALGALAAAAIVDDVSNGARPVRRALERERPTWNVVAECGDPTGRRTLVVMAHHDAAPTGAIFDQRLQRGILEIAPGIFERIDTALPVWWPVVGGPTLSAVGAALRRPRLALAGAALSAASTAAMADIARAPTVPGANDNLTAVAALVGLAERFAAAPPEGVRVLLVSCGAEEVLQGGIHAFARTWFPRLDRERTWFLNLDTIGSPELVMIEGEGPVVMEDYHWRSFRDLIERVAWRDGIALRRGMRARSSTDAVVPSRAGYPTACLVSFDRSKAMTDYHLPTDTPEHVDYATVARAVRLVEAVARELDTDAAASGVHSAR, from the coding sequence ATGAGCACGCCGTCCGGGGCCGGGCCCGCCGCCGCCGACGCGCCGCACGGGACGCTGCGCGAGGTGATCGAGGCGCTCGCGCCGCTCGAGCGCCGTCCGGGCTCGGACGCCGAGCACGCGGCCGCCGAGTGGATCGCGGAGCGGCTGACGCGCGCGGGCGCGCCGGCGCGGGTGGAGGACGCGACGTTCCGCGGCGGCTACGCGCGGCTGATCGGCACGCTCACCGCCGCGGGCGCCGCGGCGGGGCTGGTCGGCGCGGGCCGCCGGGGCCGGCGGGCGGCCGCCGCGCTCGGCGCCCTGGCGGCGGCGGCGATCGTCGACGACGTCTCCAACGGCGCGCGGCCGGTGCGCCGGGCGCTCGAGCGCGAGCGGCCGACGTGGAACGTCGTCGCGGAGTGCGGCGACCCGACGGGCCGGCGCACGCTCGTCGTCATGGCGCACCACGACGCCGCGCCGACGGGCGCGATCTTCGACCAGCGCCTGCAGCGGGGGATCCTGGAGATCGCGCCCGGCATCTTCGAGCGGATCGACACCGCCCTTCCCGTGTGGTGGCCCGTGGTCGGCGGCCCCACCCTGTCCGCGGTGGGCGCGGCGCTGCGCCGGCCCCGGCTGGCCCTGGCCGGCGCGGCGCTCAGCGCGGCCAGCACGGCGGCCATGGCCGACATCGCGCGGGCGCCGACGGTGCCGGGCGCCAACGACAACCTGACGGCGGTCGCGGCCCTCGTCGGCCTCGCCGAGCGGTTCGCCGCCGCGCCGCCCGAGGGCGTCCGCGTGCTGCTCGTCTCGTGCGGGGCGGAGGAGGTGCTGCAGGGCGGCATCCACGCCTTCGCGCGCACGTGGTTCCCGCGGCTGGACCGCGAGCGGACGTGGTTCCTCAACCTCGACACGATCGGCTCGCCCGAGCTCGTGATGATCGAGGGCGAAGGCCCCGTCGTGATGGAGGACTACCACTGGCGGTCCTTCCGCGACCTGATCGAGCGGGTCGCGTGGCGCGACGGCATCGCGCTGCGCCGCGGCATGCGTGCCCGGTCGAGCACCGACGCCGTGGTGCCCAGCCGGGCCGGCTACCCGACGGCGTGCCTCGTCTCGTTCGACCGCTCGAAGGCGATGACCGACTACCACCTGCCGACCGACACGCCGGAGCACGTCGACTACGCGACGGTGGCCCGCGCGGTGCGCCTGGTCGAGGCGGTCGCGCGCGAGCTGGACACCGACGCCGCGGCGAGCGGGGTGCACAGCGCCCGCTGA
- a CDS encoding carbohydrate ABC transporter permease, which yields MSTIAPAQPSNAAVERDRAPRRRKRQHSPVLWIGVVFVVLFCLFPFYWLVQISLRHGQDLGVAKLYPPNPTLQSYKDVFANDDFVAGLRNSVIVSTVTTLLSVLVGSFAAYALARLRFRGKFTILALILSVTTFPPIAIALPIFQLWTDIGLNNTLIGLVIPYLTFALPLTTYILTSFFREIPRDLEEAAMVDGATRFQAFRKVVVPLAAPGMATAGILTFIFAWNEYLLAITLTTTKAARTVPAAIGNFNDTAAGGYAQPIGLIAAASVIISIPLIVLVLAFQKRIVAGLTAGAVKG from the coding sequence ATGAGCACCATCGCCCCCGCCCAGCCGAGCAACGCGGCGGTCGAGCGCGACCGCGCGCCCCGCCGGCGCAAGCGCCAGCACTCGCCGGTCCTGTGGATCGGCGTGGTCTTCGTCGTCCTCTTCTGCCTGTTCCCGTTCTACTGGCTCGTCCAGATCTCGCTGCGGCACGGGCAGGACCTGGGCGTCGCCAAGCTCTACCCGCCGAACCCGACGCTGCAGAGCTACAAGGACGTCTTCGCCAACGACGACTTCGTCGCGGGCCTGCGCAACAGCGTGATCGTCTCGACGGTCACGACGCTGCTCTCGGTCCTCGTCGGGTCGTTCGCGGCCTACGCGCTGGCGCGGCTGCGGTTCCGCGGCAAGTTCACGATCCTGGCGCTGATCCTGTCGGTGACGACGTTCCCGCCGATCGCGATCGCGCTGCCGATCTTCCAGCTGTGGACCGACATCGGGCTGAACAACACCCTGATCGGCCTGGTCATCCCGTACCTGACGTTCGCGCTGCCCCTGACGACGTACATCCTCACGTCGTTCTTCCGCGAGATCCCGCGGGACCTGGAGGAGGCCGCGATGGTCGACGGCGCCACGCGCTTCCAGGCCTTCCGCAAGGTCGTCGTGCCGCTCGCCGCGCCGGGCATGGCGACGGCGGGCATCCTGACGTTCATCTTCGCGTGGAACGAGTACCTGCTCGCGATCACGCTGACGACGACGAAGGCGGCCCGCACCGTGCCGGCGGCGATCGGCAACTTCAACGACACGGCGGCCGGCGGCTACGCCCAGCCGATCGGCCTGATCGCCGCGGCGAGCGTGATCATCTCGATCCCGCTCATCGTGCTCGTGCTCGCGTTCCAGAAGCGGATCGTGGCCGGGCTGACCGCCGGCGCGGTGAAGGGCTAG
- a CDS encoding sugar ABC transporter permease, producing the protein MSTALSGRRARRRRSLYTGERRLAAAMITPTLALMAVVAAYPIGYAIWLSLHQYSRSQAGVSRWVGFENYTAALFGDTSGFAAAAGVSSSDFWSAFLHTVIFAVSSVSLELLLGLGMALIMHTAFRGRGALRAIVLVPYAVLTIVSAIVWQTVTQSDSGFVPQVLSALGLPGADRVHLAETPDAMIVVIVADVWKTAPFMALMLLAGLQVIPDDLYEAARVDGATRWQQFRRITLPLLRPAIAVALIFRTLDALRVFDLPWVLTRGQYGTSTLSTQAYQTFNGDQLIGSGAALSVLTFVVVMAVSLVYIRFVGGNLRDTTSERA; encoded by the coding sequence ATGTCGACCGCGCTGAGCGGCCGCCGCGCCCGCCGTCGGCGCTCCCTCTACACGGGGGAGCGCCGGCTGGCCGCGGCGATGATCACGCCGACGCTGGCCCTGATGGCCGTCGTCGCCGCGTACCCCATCGGCTACGCGATCTGGCTGTCGCTGCACCAGTACTCACGCTCGCAGGCGGGCGTCTCGCGCTGGGTCGGCTTCGAGAACTACACCGCGGCGCTGTTCGGCGACACGTCGGGCTTCGCCGCGGCCGCGGGCGTCTCCTCGAGCGACTTCTGGTCCGCGTTCCTGCACACGGTGATCTTCGCCGTGTCCTCCGTGTCGCTCGAGCTGCTGCTCGGCCTGGGGATGGCGCTCATCATGCACACGGCGTTCCGCGGCCGGGGGGCGCTGCGCGCGATCGTCCTGGTGCCGTACGCGGTGCTGACGATCGTCTCGGCGATCGTGTGGCAGACCGTCACCCAGTCCGACTCGGGCTTCGTGCCGCAGGTCCTCAGCGCGCTCGGCCTGCCGGGCGCCGACCGGGTGCACCTGGCGGAGACGCCGGACGCGATGATCGTGGTGATCGTCGCGGACGTGTGGAAGACGGCGCCGTTCATGGCGCTCATGCTGCTCGCGGGCCTGCAGGTGATCCCGGACGACCTGTACGAGGCCGCCCGGGTGGACGGCGCGACGAGATGGCAGCAGTTCCGCCGGATCACCCTGCCGCTGCTGCGGCCGGCGATCGCGGTGGCGCTGATCTTCCGCACCCTCGACGCGCTGCGCGTCTTCGACCTGCCGTGGGTGCTGACCCGCGGGCAGTACGGGACGAGCACGCTGTCGACGCAGGCGTACCAGACGTTCAACGGCGATCAGCTGATCGGGTCGGGCGCGGCGCTGTCGGTCCTGACCTTCGTCGTCGTGATGGCCGTCTCGCTCGTCTACATCCGCTTCGTCGGCGGCAACCTCCGCGACACGACCTCGGAGCGCGCATGA
- a CDS encoding ABC transporter substrate-binding protein, giving the protein MKQLKWTVPAVASACVLALSACGGDDESSTTGASGASDGGGSAQTQGIDPASIASAKGNVTFCAPALTVEAAKAAVKQAQAETKGLKVQVITLPDAADEQNAQFVRRQRAKSGECDVFESDVVWTAQFAAQKWLMDVTDYVNGRKGEFIPSTLQTATYDGRYYGVPEKTDAGLLYYRKDRTSTPPDTWQALYSAAKDEGGFVFQGKAYEGLTVHFLEVAYGAGGKVLSDDGKKSEINSPQNLAALKLMADGVKSGAVPKAVLTYQEAESQQAFDSGKPGFMRNWPYAYSIEKESKTAAVRKNFEVAPLPKFEGGQAAGVLGGSNLVISKFSKNPEGALKFVDVMTKPDAMRLRATKYSLAPVLSESYDDADVKKALPFSDALRTAVEQAKARPVSPSYTQISTAISTNVAKALSGRMTPEAALEAADKSISSALSTF; this is encoded by the coding sequence GTGAAGCAGCTCAAGTGGACCGTCCCCGCCGTCGCGAGCGCCTGCGTGCTCGCCCTGTCCGCCTGCGGTGGCGACGACGAGTCCTCCACCACCGGCGCGTCCGGCGCGTCCGACGGCGGCGGCAGCGCCCAGACGCAGGGCATCGACCCGGCGTCGATCGCGAGCGCGAAGGGCAACGTCACGTTCTGCGCCCCGGCGCTGACCGTCGAGGCCGCGAAGGCCGCGGTCAAGCAGGCGCAGGCCGAGACCAAGGGCCTGAAGGTCCAGGTCATCACGCTGCCGGACGCCGCCGACGAGCAGAACGCGCAGTTCGTGCGCCGCCAGCGTGCGAAGTCCGGCGAGTGCGACGTCTTCGAGTCCGACGTCGTCTGGACCGCCCAGTTCGCCGCGCAGAAGTGGCTGATGGACGTCACCGACTACGTGAACGGCCGCAAGGGCGAGTTCATCCCCTCGACCCTGCAGACCGCGACGTACGACGGGCGCTACTACGGCGTGCCGGAGAAGACCGACGCCGGCCTCCTCTACTACCGCAAGGACCGCACGAGCACGCCGCCCGACACGTGGCAGGCGCTCTACTCCGCGGCCAAGGACGAGGGCGGGTTCGTCTTCCAGGGCAAGGCCTACGAGGGCCTGACGGTCCACTTCCTCGAGGTGGCCTACGGCGCCGGCGGCAAGGTGCTGTCCGACGACGGCAAGAAGTCGGAGATCAACTCCCCGCAGAACCTCGCCGCGCTCAAGCTCATGGCCGACGGCGTGAAGAGCGGCGCGGTGCCGAAGGCGGTCCTGACCTACCAGGAGGCCGAGTCGCAGCAGGCGTTCGACTCGGGCAAGCCCGGCTTCATGCGCAACTGGCCGTACGCGTACTCCATCGAAAAGGAGTCAAAGACCGCGGCGGTGCGCAAGAACTTCGAGGTGGCGCCGCTGCCGAAGTTCGAGGGCGGCCAGGCCGCCGGCGTGCTCGGCGGCTCCAACCTGGTGATCTCGAAGTTCTCGAAGAACCCCGAGGGCGCGCTGAAGTTCGTCGACGTGATGACCAAGCCCGACGCGATGCGGCTGCGCGCGACGAAGTACTCGCTCGCGCCGGTGCTGTCCGAGAGCTACGACGACGCGGACGTGAAGAAGGCGCTGCCGTTCTCGGACGCGCTGCGGACCGCCGTCGAGCAGGCGAAGGCCCGCCCGGTGTCCCCGTCGTACACCCAGATCAGCACCGCGATCTCGACGAACGTCGCGAAGGCGCTGTCCGGCCGCATGACGCCCGAGGCGGCGCTCGAGGCCGCCGACAAGTCCATCTCGTCCGCCCTCAGCACCTTCTAG
- the ugpC gene encoding sn-glycerol-3-phosphate ABC transporter ATP-binding protein UgpC gives MARIQLHGIHKRYADGFHAVKGLDLDIADGEFVIFVGPSGCGKSTALRMIAGLEEITEGELLMDGERVNELEPKDRDISMVFQSYALYPHMTVAENLAFPLKMANVPKDEIAERVREAAEVLQLHDHLGRKPANLSGGQRQRVAMGRAIVRQPRAFLMDEPLSNLDAKLRVQTRTELARLQRRLGTTTIYVTHDQTEAMTLGDRVAVLNAGVLQQVGTPAELYTQPRNVFVAGFIGSPAMNFVAAEIHGDEVRTARGPIPLPASWRERVAGASAGQPVVVGIRPEAFSDADLEPGDGPVIDVEVEVVESMGSDLYAYFDPAAGGARSASLDELSHRTGLGDLTSARPGEQLVARLSPASGVRVGQRARLRIDAAHVTLFDPETGLSLAAHESPTAAPSAA, from the coding sequence ATGGCGCGCATCCAGCTCCACGGCATCCACAAGCGGTACGCGGACGGCTTCCACGCGGTGAAGGGCTTGGACCTCGACATCGCCGACGGCGAGTTCGTGATCTTCGTCGGCCCTTCAGGCTGCGGCAAGTCGACGGCGCTGCGCATGATCGCCGGGCTGGAGGAGATCACCGAGGGCGAGCTCCTGATGGACGGCGAGCGGGTCAACGAGCTCGAGCCGAAGGACCGGGACATCTCCATGGTGTTCCAGAGCTACGCGCTCTACCCGCACATGACGGTCGCGGAGAACCTGGCGTTCCCCCTGAAGATGGCGAACGTGCCGAAGGACGAGATCGCCGAGCGCGTGCGCGAGGCGGCCGAGGTCCTGCAGCTGCACGACCACCTGGGCCGCAAGCCCGCCAACCTGTCCGGCGGCCAGCGCCAGCGCGTCGCGATGGGCCGGGCGATCGTGCGGCAGCCGCGCGCGTTCCTGATGGACGAGCCGCTGTCGAACCTGGACGCGAAGCTGCGCGTGCAGACCCGCACCGAGCTGGCGCGCCTGCAGCGGCGCCTGGGCACGACGACGATCTACGTCACGCACGACCAGACCGAGGCGATGACGCTCGGCGACCGCGTCGCGGTGCTCAACGCCGGAGTCCTGCAGCAGGTCGGCACCCCCGCCGAGCTCTACACGCAGCCCCGCAACGTCTTCGTCGCCGGCTTCATCGGCTCGCCGGCCATGAACTTCGTCGCCGCCGAGATCCACGGCGACGAGGTGCGGACCGCCCGCGGCCCCATCCCCCTGCCCGCTTCCTGGCGGGAGCGCGTGGCGGGCGCGTCCGCCGGCCAGCCCGTCGTCGTCGGCATCCGCCCCGAGGCGTTCTCGGACGCCGACCTGGAGCCGGGCGACGGCCCGGTCATCGACGTCGAGGTCGAGGTCGTCGAGTCCATGGGCTCCGACCTGTACGCGTACTTCGACCCCGCTGCCGGCGGCGCGCGGTCGGCGTCGCTCGACGAGCTCAGCCACCGCACCGGCCTGGGAGACCTGACGTCGGCCCGGCCCGGCGAGCAGCTCGTGGCGCGTCTCTCGCCCGCCAGCGGCGTCCGGGTGGGCCAGCGCGCCCGCCTGCGCATCGACGCCGCGCACGTGACCCTCTTCGATCCCGAGACGGGGCTCTCGCTCGCCGCGCACGAGTCCCCGACCGCCGCCCCGTCGGCGGCGTGA